Below is a window of Methylosinus sp. PW1 DNA.
GCGGCCGTCTTTCTGGCGGCGCTGGCTGGCCCTGCTCTCGCTACGCTTTCGCCAGCAAAAGCGAAGCTTTCGCTAGAACAAGGAGCTCGGGGCGTTCGGCCAAGCCGCGACCACAATTGGGCGGCAGTGTCCGGGGCAACCGATACGACAAACCAGAGGTTCCGCCACATCATGACCGACGAGACGAGCGATCATACGGTCGATCTGAGTGACCCTTCCGAATATGAGGACATCGTCTCTCAGCGCGCCATCGCCTTCTGCCACCTCGCCAAAGTCGCCGACTCCGTCCGCGACGAGCAGGTCAAGGAGCAGTGCCTCATCATGCTGCGCAAGCTCAACGCCAGCATAAGGGCGCCCTCGACCGCGGAGGTGCGATCGATCGATGGCGGACAGCTCTGACGCCTCACCGACCGAGCCGGGTCGTGATCGCCAGCTGCGCCTCGGCCAGCCGCGCGCTGAGCGCCCGCCGCCGCTCTGGCTCCGCCAGGGCGGACTCATAATCTTCGGCCGCGTCGCCGAGCGCAAAGGCGCCGATGGCGCGCGCCGCGCCCTTGAGCGTATGGGCGAGGTCCAGGCGCGCCTTGTCGGAGGCGGCCGCCGCCAGCCTGCCGTCGAACTCGCCGGCCTGGGCGAGGAAAAGCGTCAGCAGCTCGGCTTCGAGCTCCGCATCGCCCATCGTCTGGCGCGCGAGATACGCCCAATCGACGGCGGCGGGCGCGCCTTCGGGATTTTCGCCATCCGTCATTCTACGTCTCCGATCGGCCCTTCGCGGAAAAGTCTCGTTTTTCCTGTGGATTGCGTCGCATGCCCGCGCGGGGCCTCGGCGATTGCGCTCGCCGGGCCGAATCGGGCGTCGTATTCTTATTCGAATCAATCTTATGTAAGCATTGCTTCGGATTTTCGGCCAGGCCACAGGTCGCCCCTTTTGCTCCGCTCGAGGCGGAGCGCCGAGCATCTTCCTCCGGTCGCGTTAACGACGATTTCGATTGGCCGTCCGCGCCCGTTTCATTTGCGGGCCGACGGCGGTAATATTTGGTTAATCTTTTCTGCTCGATGTGAACGGCGAAAAAGCGTGAGCGGCGTCATAAAACGGAACCATGACCGCTCGGAGAGGTGACGATGGCGAAATCGGGCAAGCCCCAGGACGCGGCTATCGCTGCGCTGTCGGCGGTCGAAGAGGCGTTGAATCTGGGCTTGGAGCCCGCCGCCGAGGCCGCGACGGAAGCGGGCGAGAAAGCCGCGTCGCCGGCCGAGGCGGGCGCCAAGCCCGCCGATAAGGCCGAGGGCAAGAGCCAGGCCAAGACGGCCCCCGGCTTCAACTTCAGCCTCCCTTCCTCGCGGCGCCAAGATGCGCGCGATGCGGCGCGGGAATCTGCGCGTCCTACAGAAGGCGCCGCGCCCGCGGCCGGCCGTTCGGCGGCCAAGCCGCAGGTGGCCCCCGCCGGCGCGCCCGCCAATGACGATCGCCAGACCGTCGGCGAGCTGCGCGCCGCGCTGCAGGTCCGTCCCAACACCGCCATTCTCGGCTACACCTTCCTGTCCATCGCCGCCTGGGCGGTGCTGTGGACTCTGTTCGTCTATTTCAATCAGGGCGAGATTCTCGACCGCGAGAACGGCTCCTTCCTCGCGCCCAAGCCGGTGCTGACGCTGCTGGCGCTGCTCGCCCCCATCGTCTTTATTTTCGTGACCGGCGTGATGGCGCGCCGCGCCCATGAGATGAAGCAGGTCGCCAATTCCATGGCGGAAGTGGCGATAAGGCTGATCGAGCCGGAGACCATCGCCACCGAGCAGATGGTGACGCTCTCGCAGGCCATTCGCCGCGAGGCCGCCTCCATGGGCGACGGCATAGAGCGCGCGCTGGCGCGGGCCAGCGAACTCGAGATCATCGTACGCACCGAGGTCTCCAATCTCGAGCGCTCCTACTCCGAGAACGAGCGCCGCATTCGCGTGCTCATCGACGAGCTGACCCGCGAGCGCGAGGCGATCCTCGTCAACGCCGACAACGCCCGCACGGCGCTGCTCGGCGCGCGCGAGTCGCTTTCCGCGGAGCTGCAGACCAGCTCCTCCCATCTCGCCGAGACGGTGAGCGAGGCCGGCGGCCGCGTGACCGCCGCGCTCGGCTCCAAGGGCGAGGAGATTCGTCTGGCGCTGGAGCGCGTCGGCGACGGCTTCAATTCCACGCTCTCGACGCGTGGCGAGGACATGGTGCAGCGTCTCTCCGTCGCCGGGGAGACGATCGCCGTCAGCCTCACTCTGGCATCGGAGGAGGTCACGCGGCGCTTCTCCGACGGCATAGCCGAGGCGGATCGCAAGCTTCAGGAGCGTGGCGACGCGCTGGCGTCCGATTTCGAATCGCGCGGCGCCTATGTCGTCGATCGGCTCGATTCCATCGGCGGCCATCTCGTGCAGGCGGTGGGCGAGCGCGGCGAGAGCTTCGTCGATCGTCTCGCCGAGACCAGCGGGCGCGTCGACGAGGCGATCGAGACGCATGGCGGCGCGATCGAGCGTTCTCTGCTGTCGGCTTCTGAGAATCTCGCGACGCAACTCGCCGAGAAAGTCGCGGCGACCGAATCCGCCTTCCGCACGGCCGGCGACCGCCTCGCCGAGCTGCTCGAGGAAACGCGCGAGCGCGCCCGCGCCGAGCTGGAGGCGCATGGCGGCGGCCTCAACGAGCGCTTCGCGCAGACGCTCGCCGAAAGCGCCAGCGCCTTCACCGAGCAGGCCGACGCTCTGCACGAGCGTTTCGCCGCCGTGGCCGGCGAGGCCATCGCGGCCATCGCCTC
It encodes the following:
- a CDS encoding Hpt domain-containing protein; its protein translation is MTDGENPEGAPAAVDWAYLARQTMGDAELEAELLTLFLAQAGEFDGRLAAAASDKARLDLAHTLKGAARAIGAFALGDAAEDYESALAEPERRRALSARLAEAQLAITTRLGR